From the Cryptomeria japonica chromosome 2, Sugi_1.0, whole genome shotgun sequence genome, one window contains:
- the LOC131038064 gene encoding probable potassium transporter 9 isoform X2 produces the protein MKTRLKKTSWKTVLTLVYQSFGVVYGDLSLSPLYVYQISYVENYEYSEEDIFEVLSIIIWTLTLVPLFKYVLIVLRADDNGEGGTFALYSLLCRHSNISFLPNLRSADGEFLTDKTEVLHDKTNVSRVKSMLGKYKTLQLVLLIVALFGSSMVIGDGVLIPAITVFSAAEGLRSYIIDDTDRKFFCLKKLYIDFLKVNSPLLYPVLSC, from the exons ATGAAAACAAGGTTAAAG AAAACATCATGGAAGACAGTTTTAACCTTGGTGTACCAGAGCTTTGGTGTTGTTTATGGAGATTTAAGTCTCTCGCCACTGTATGTATATCAAATTAGTTATGTTGAAAACTATGAGTACTCGGAGGAAGATATTTTTGAAGTGCTGTCCATAATCATCTGGACATTGACTTTGGTGCCTCTATTCAAGTATGTCTTGATTGTGCTGAGAGCTGATGACAATGGGGAAG GAGGGACATTTGCACTTTATTCGTTATTATGCAGACATTCCAATATTAGCTTTTTGCCAAATCTCCGATCTGCGGATGGGGAATTTCTGACTGACAAAACAGAAGTATTACATGATAAAACAAATGTCTCAAGGGTCAAATCAATGCTTGGAAAGTATAAAACTTTGCAGCTTGTGTTGTTAATTGTGGCTTTGTTTGGCAGCAGTATGGTTATAGGAGATGGGGTGCTCATACCTGCAATTACTG TGTTTTCTGCAGCTGAAGGGCTTAGAAGTTATATAATTGACGATACTGACCGTAAGTTCTTTTGCTTAAAGAAGCTCTATATTGATTTTCTAAAAGTCAATAGCCCACTGCTGTATCCTGTCTTATCTTGTTAA
- the LOC131038064 gene encoding probable potassium transporter 9 isoform X1, producing the protein MDVEQGESVNTRKKTSWKTVLTLVYQSFGVVYGDLSLSPLYVYQISYVENYEYSEEDIFEVLSIIIWTLTLVPLFKYVLIVLRADDNGEGGTFALYSLLCRHSNISFLPNLRSADGEFLTDKTEVLHDKTNVSRVKSMLGKYKTLQLVLLIVALFGSSMVIGDGVLIPAITVFSAAEGLRSYIIDDTDRKFFCLKKLYIDFLKVNSPLLYPVLSC; encoded by the exons ATGGACGTTGAGCAAGGGGAATCTGTTAACACTCGCAAG AAAACATCATGGAAGACAGTTTTAACCTTGGTGTACCAGAGCTTTGGTGTTGTTTATGGAGATTTAAGTCTCTCGCCACTGTATGTATATCAAATTAGTTATGTTGAAAACTATGAGTACTCGGAGGAAGATATTTTTGAAGTGCTGTCCATAATCATCTGGACATTGACTTTGGTGCCTCTATTCAAGTATGTCTTGATTGTGCTGAGAGCTGATGACAATGGGGAAG GAGGGACATTTGCACTTTATTCGTTATTATGCAGACATTCCAATATTAGCTTTTTGCCAAATCTCCGATCTGCGGATGGGGAATTTCTGACTGACAAAACAGAAGTATTACATGATAAAACAAATGTCTCAAGGGTCAAATCAATGCTTGGAAAGTATAAAACTTTGCAGCTTGTGTTGTTAATTGTGGCTTTGTTTGGCAGCAGTATGGTTATAGGAGATGGGGTGCTCATACCTGCAATTACTG TGTTTTCTGCAGCTGAAGGGCTTAGAAGTTATATAATTGACGATACTGACCGTAAGTTCTTTTGCTTAAAGAAGCTCTATATTGATTTTCTAAAAGTCAATAGCCCACTGCTGTATCCTGTCTTATCTTGTTAA